The Streptomyces sp. NBC_00454 DNA segment GAGCAGCTTGGCCAGCGCGATGCGGCGGCGCTCGCCACCGGAGAGCGGGCCGATGACGGTGTCGAGGCCCTGCCCGAAGCCGGGCAGGTCCAGCCCGCCGAAGAGTCCGGTCAGCACGTCGCGGATCTTGGCGTTGCCGGCCCACTCGTGGTCGGCCATGTCCCCGATGATCTCGTGCCGGACGGTGGCCTTGGGGTCCAGGGAATCGTGCTGGGTGAGGACGCCCATGCGCAGTCCGCCCGACTGGGTGACCCGGCCGGTGTCCGGTTCCTCCAGCTTGGCGAGCATCCGGATGAGGGTGGTCTTGCCGTCGCCGTTGCGGCCGACGACACCGATCCGGTCCCCCTCCGATACGCCGAGGGAGATGCCGTCGAGCAGGGTACGGGTTCCGTACACCTTGCTGACTGCCTCGACATTGACCAGGTTGACGGCCATCAGGAGCGCTCCAGGGAAAGGGGGTGGATCAGCTCCCCAGACTAACCTTCCGCGAAGTGCCCGAGCGTTCGACCAGGAGCCAGCCGCCCAGGGCCATCGCGATCGCCGCCGGGGCGGTGACCGGGACGGCGATCAGCGTGGCGCTGTGCCCGTGCAGCAGCCCGCCGAGGCCGGTCGTGGACAGGCCGAGGATCCCGAGCAGGCAGAGCGCGGTCCCCAGGGCCGCGCGGGGGCCGGAGCCGGTGGCGGCGCGGCCCGGACCGCTGCTCGTAACGGCGGCCGGACCGCTGCTCGCGGCCGGGGCCTCGAAGCGGCGGAAGAGCGCCACGAGTACGCCGGTCAGCGCGGCGGCCGCCGCGAACCTCACCGGCACCTGGGCCCACCAGAGGGCTCCGGCGGGCTCCGGCAGCTGGAGCCCGAGGCCGAGCTGGGCCGCGTAGACGGCGAGCATCGCGGTGAGGTGCCAGAGGAAGGCGGTCATGGCGACCCCGTTGGCGGCGACCACCCGGCGCCAGACGCGGGGCCGGGCCAGCCAGGCGGTCGCGGGGGCCTTGAGCAGTTCCACCGCCCCCACCAGCCAGATCCCGTGCGCGAGCAGGGCGAGGGTGGGCGGGGCCATGTTGGAGACCTTCTCGCCGGGCATCCCGACCATGGAGAGCGGGTACGGCCCGTACGCCACGAGCGCGACGGCCCCGGCCAGTCCGGCGGCGGCGAGGGCGAGGGCGCCGGGGCGGCGGATGCGGCCGTCGGCGCGCAGGAAGCCGAGCTGGTGGACGGCGAGCCAGACGAAGGCGAAGTTCAGGAACTCCACGTACGGGACCCCGCCGGCGAACCGCAGCAGGTCGACGAGGGCGGCGGCCCCGGCCAGCGCTGCGAACGCGCCCCACCCCCACCTCTGGTGGAGCCGGAGCAGGGGCGGGGTGAAGGCGACCATCGCGAGGTAGATCCCGATGAACCACAACGGCTGCGTGACCAGTCGCAGCGCGGCCCCCGACAGCCGCCCCCCACCACCGCCGAGCAGCTGCACGGTGAGCGCGAACGCCGTCCAGACGGCGACGAAGACGAGGGTGGGCCGCAGCAGCCGGCGCAGCCGCGCCCGCAGGAAGGCGGCGTAGACGGGCCCCTCGGTCCTGCGGGCGAGGGAGCGGTAGGAGAGGGCGTGCGAGAACCCTCCGACGAAGAAGAAGACCGGCATGACCTGCAGCCCCCAGGTGAGCACCTGGAGCGGCTGCACGATCGCGAGCAGGTTCCCTATGCCGTCGCCGCTGACCGCGGCCATCAGCCAGTGCCCGGCGATCACGGTTCCGAGCGAGGCGACCCTGAGCAGGTCGACGTAACGGTCGCGTGCGGCGGGGGTGGCTGCGGCGATTTCGCTTGCGGTGGCTCCCATGGGGCCTACGGTCCCGCGCGGGCCTCGGCGGCGACAGGGTTCGGGTACTCACTCCGGGGTGAGTACCGCTGCGCGGGGCCTGCCCCTCCCCGCCCTTCCGCCATCCCCCAGACTCCGTCCGGGGGGACCCCCAGCCGGGGCTCCGCCCCGGACCCCGCGCCTCAAACGCCGGCGGGGCTGAAAATGCTCAGAGCAGGGTCGCGCCCGGGGCCGGGCTGCTCGCCGTGTGCGTGCTGCGGCAGGTGCCGGAGGCTTCGAGGGCCGCCGCCACCTTCGCCGCCGACTCCGCGTCGCGGACGAGGAAGGCCGTCGTGGGGCCCGAGCCGGAGACCAGGCCTGCCAGGGCTCCCGCGCCGGTGCCCGCGGCCAGGGTGTCGGCCAGTTGCGGGCGCAGCGAAAAGGCCGCGGCCTGGAGGCCGTTGGCCAGGGTGGCCGCCAGGGCGTCCGGGTCCCCGGAGGCCAGGGCGGCCAGGAGCGCCGGGGAGGCTTCGGGGGCGGGGACCTGCGTACCGGCGGTGAGTCGGTCGAACTCGCGGAACACCGCCGGGGTGGAGAGACCGCCGTCGGCGACCGCGAACACCCAGTGGAAGGCTCCGGCCGCCACCGGGGTCAGGATCTCCCCGCGCCCGGTGCCCAGTGCCGCCCCGCCGACCAGGCTGAACGGCACGTCGCTGCCGAGCTCCGCGCAGATGGCCAGGAGCTCCTCGGCCGGGGTCTTCAGACCCCAGAGCGCGTCGCAGGCGAGGAGGGCGGCCGCCCCGTCCGCGCTGCCGCCCGCCATGCCGCCCGCGACCGGGATCCGCTTCTCGATGTGCAGGTGGACGTCCGGGGCCAGGCCGTTCCGCGCCGCCAGGATCTCCGCCGCCCGGGCCGCGAGGTTGGTGCGGTCCAGCGGGACCTGGTCCGCGTCCGGGCCCGCGCAGCTCACCGTCAGCGCGGCGGCCGGGGCCGCCGTCACCTCGTCGTACAGCGAGACCGCGAGGAAGACGTTGGCCAGGTCGTGGAAGCCGTCGGGCCGCGCCGCGCCCACCGCCAGTTGGACGTTGACCTTCGCGGGGACCCGTACGGTGACCGCGCCGCTCACAGGGCCGGCCTCTCCGCCGCCGGCTTGTGCTCGGCGATCGCCGCGAACTCCTCGACGGTCAGGGACTCGCCGCGCGCCAGCGGGGCGATCCCGGCCGCGATCAGCGCGGCCTCGGCGCCCGCCGCGGAGCCGGCCCAGCCGGCCAGCGCGGCGCGCAGGCCCTTGCGGCGCTGCGCGAAGGCCGCGTCGACCACGGCGAAGACCTCGGACTTGGTCGCGGTGGTTTTGACCGGCTCCGCGCGGCGTACGAGCGAGACGAGACCGGAGTCGACGTTCGGCGCGGGCCAGAAGACGTTGCGGCCGATGGAGCCGGCCCGCTTGACGTCCGCGTACCAGTTGGCCTTGACCGAGGGGACCCCGTAGACCTTGTTGCCGGGCTTGGCGGCGAGCCGGTCGGCGACCTCCGCCTGCACCATCACCAGGGTCCGCTCGATGCTCGGGAAGCGGTCGAGCATGGTCAGCAGCACCGGCACGGCCACGTTGTACGGGAGGTTGGCGACGAGCGCGGTCGGCGCCGGGCCGGGCAGTTCCTTCACCAGCATCGCGTCGGAGTGGACCAGCGCGAAGCGGTCCTTGCGCTCGGGCATCCGCGCTTCGATGGTGGCGGGCAGCGCGGCGGCCAGGATGTCGTCGATCTCCACGGCGACGACCCGGTCGGCGGCCTCCAGCAGCGCGAGCGTCAGCGAGCCCAGGCCGGGGCCGACCTCGACGACCACGTCGTCCGGACGTACCCCGGCGGTGCGCACGATGCGGCGCACCGTGTTGGCGTCGATGACGAAGTTCTGGCCCTTCTGCTTCGTCGGCCGTACGCCGAGTACGGCGGCCAGCTCCCGGATGTCGGCCGCGCCGAGGAGGGCGGTGGGGGTCTCGGGCTGGTCGGGCTCGGGCTGCTGCTCTGCGGTGCTCACCGATAAAGGGTACGGCCGCAGTGCGGCCACGGACTCGCCCCCCGCTGCACGTAGAGCTTCTTCGCGCGGTACGTCTGTTCCTGGCCCGGGGCGTCCTGGGGGCGGCCGCTGCCGCCGAGGGACTGCCAGGTCTGGACGTCGAACTGGTACAGCCCCCCGTAGGTCCCCGATGCGTCGGTGGCGCCGGGCCGGCCGCCGGATTCGCACCGGGCCAGCGCACCCCAGTCGAGGCCGTCCGCACCCTCGACGGAGTCCGGCAGCGGTTTGGTGCCGACCTTGACGAGCTGGGTGACGGGCTCGCGGACGGTCTCCTCGGCGAGCTTGCGGGGCTTCTGGCGGACGCCGTTGACGGTGCGCAGGCCGTACGTGACCCTGCGCGCCCCGGGGCGCCCGGCGCGTTCGACGACTTCGGTGCCGGCGAACAGGGCGGGGTCCTTGACCGTCTCGGTCTCGTACGGGATGCGTTCCTCGCGGACCTCGCGGGTGCCGGTGATGCGGAGCACGGTGACGGTCTGGCCGTCGCGGGGGTAGGCGCCGGGGGGCACGGAGGTGGTGTCCTCGCCATGGAGGGTGATCCCGGCCTGGTCCAGGGCCTCCTGGACGGTGGCGGCGTTGGTGCGGATGGTGCTCTCGCGGCCGTCGGCCATGAAGGTGATGCTGCGTTCGGTGCGGACGGCGAGGTCCAGGCCGGAGCGGGGGACGGGGGCGGCACGGGGGGCGGAGAGGTAGGCGCCCTCGGCGCGGATCCCGAGCTGGCGCAGGGCCCCGTCCACGGTGCGGGCGGTGGTCCACACCTCGCGGCGCTGCCCGTCGAGGGTCAGGCGCAGCGGGCGGCCGTAGCGGACGACGATCTCGTCGCCGTCGTCGAGGGCCGTGCGGCCGGCCGGGGCGACGAGGTCGTGCGGGCCGACGCCGAGCCGCTGGGCGGCGAGCAGGGTGTCGACGTCGCCGGCGAAGGTGTGCAGGGTCTGCGGGACCCCGTCCACGGTGAGGCGCACCTCCTTGTCGGCGGCGACGAAGGCGGTGGTGCCGCCCGCCAGGAACGCCACGACCAGCGCCTGCGGCACGATCCGCCGCCAGCTCTCGCGGGAGGCCCCGCCCGCGCCGGCCTGCCGTCGCCGCCGCTCGCGGTCCGTACCCCGCCGCCGCCCGGGGCCCGCCGGGGCCACCACCGCTTCACCGGCCGCCCGCCGGCGTCCGCTGCCGGGGCCCGGCCCGGGGCCCGCCGGGGCGGGGACGGTGTCGAGTCCGCCCCTGCGGCGCCCGGTGCCGGGCGCGGTGGCGGGCTCCGGTGGCGGGGCTCCGGCCCCGACCCCGACCTCGGGCCCGAGGTCGGCCGTCCTGCGCCGTCGTGAGCCTCCCCGTGGGGCGGGCACCCCGGGCTCCGGGCGGGGGCCCGGGTGCGGCTCCGGGTCCGCGTAGGGATCCGCGTACGGGTCCGCGTACGAGTCCGCGTACGGGGTCGGGTCCAGGTCCGCCGCGGCCGTGCCCGGCGGCTGCGCGAGCGGCGCGGTCCCGGCCTGGGCGGCCATCGCGTCCGCCCAGCCGACGACGCCTCCGGTTCCCGGGTCCGGGTCCGGAGCCCAGGGATCCCGTCCGCCGGCCGGCCAGGCCTCTCGGGTATCGCTCATGACGCTCGCTCCCCTGGTCCGTCCCGCTGCTTCGGGCACGGCACCCTAGCGGAGCGGATGTCACGCAACAAAGCGGGACGGCTACGCACTGTGGCGAACGGGTGAGAGCATCGGCCCCCGGCTCCGCGCGGGGGCGGAGCCGGGCGGGAAACGGCCTCAGTAGTCGAAAGCGCGTGCCGTGTTCGCTGCCAGGGCCGTGGCCATGGCGTCCTCGTCGATCCCGCGGACCGCGGCCATCGCCCGGACCGTCAGCGGAATGAGGTACGGGGCGTTGGGTCGTCCCCGGTAGGGGGCCGGGGTCAGGTAGGGGGCGTCGGTCTCCACGAGGACCAGTTCCAGCGGGGCCACGGCGAGCGCGTCGCGCAGCGGCTGGGCGTTCTTGAAGGTGACGGTTCCCGCGAAGGACATGTAGTACCCGGCGGCCGCGCACTCCCGGGCCATGTCGGCGTCTCCGGAGTAGCAGTGGAAGACGGTCCGCTCGGGCGCGCCCTCCTCGCGCAGCACGCGCAGCACGTCCGCGTGGGCCTCGCGGTCGTGGATGACCAGGGCCTTGCCCTGCCGCTTGGCGATCTCGATGTGGGCGCGGAAGGAACGCTCCTGCGCGGCCATTCCCTCCGGTCCGGTCCGGAAGAAGTCGAGCCCGGTCTCGCCGACCGCCTTGACGTGCGCCAGCTGTGCGAGGGCTTCGATCTCGGCGAGCGCCTCGTCGAGGGCGGCTTCCCCGCCGCCCTGCCGGGCGCCCTGGCGGGACCAGCCGTCGGGGTCCCCGTGGACGATGCGGGGGGCTTCGTTGGGGTGCAGGGCCACGGCCGCGTGGACGTTCTCGTAAGCGGCGGCGGTCTCGGCCGCCCAGCGGGAGCCCTTCACGTCGCAGCCGACCTGCACGACGGTGGTCACGCCGACGGAGGCGGCCTTGGCCAGGCCTTCCTCGACGGTGCCGGACTGCATGTCCAGGTGGGTGTGGGAGTCGGCGACCGCCACCCGGAGCGGTTCCGGCAGCGGGGGCGGCGCGTCGTTCGACGTACTACGGCTCATACGGCCGATCTTATGACCGGCGGAAGAACCCGAGGAGCCGGGCCATCAGCCCGCGCCGTTCCATCGGTACCGGTCCGGGGCTCGCGTGCGCCGGGCCGGCCCTGCGCTGCTTCGGGGTCTTGGCGGCCTCGTACCCCGCGGGCACCGGTCCGGCGATGCCGGGGGCGGCGCGGTGGTGGTAGAGCTGGTCGATCATTCCGAGCACCGACTTGACCTGCCCCTCCCGCATGATGCGCACGACGTGGCCGCCGCAGTTCATGCAGGTCGGGTTGGACAGCGGCGACGGAACCCGCTCCCCGTTCACGGTGTAGACGATGAACGGGTGTCCCAGGCCGTCGACGTGGTGCTCTATCTCGTACCCCTGCTCCCAGCCGTATCCGCACTTCATGCACGCGAAGGCGTACGCCTCGTGCACGGTCGTCACTGCGGAAGCGGTCGCGGTGGGTACTGCGGTTGCGGTGGGCGCGGTGGGTGCGGCGACGGGTACCGGGGGTTCGGCGATCTCACTCATGCCAGCTCCTCTTGTTCCACTGGTGCATTGCCAGTGGACGCCTCTTCGGGCGGGAGCGCATCAGGCCCTGTCGACTGTTGGACGGTCTTTGGGCGACTCATGCCAAAAGTGCCCGGTGCGCGGTCTGAGCTTTGCTTTTCAGGTTAGCTCTTTACCGACCTACGGCACCTTTTGTGCCGCATTCTTTGCCGCGACCACCGCGTCGAAGACCTCGCGCTTGGGTACCCCGGCCTCCAGCGCGACCGCCGCGATGGCCTCCTTGCGCCGCTCGCCCGCCTCCTCGCGCACCCGTACCCGGTTCACCAGCTCCTCGGCGTCCACGTCTCCGGGTGTCGCCGCCGGCGCCCCCTCGACGACCACCGTGATCTCCCCGCGCACCCCTTCGGCGGCCCAGGCGGCCAGCTCGCCGAGCCCGCCGCGCTTGACCTCCTCGTACGTCTTGGTCAGCTCGCGGCAGACGGCGGCGCGGCGCTCGGCGCCGAAGACCTCGGCCATCGCGGCCAGGGTGTCGTCGAGCCGGTGCGGGGCCTCGAAATAGACGAGGGTGCGGCGCTCCGCCCCGACCTCGCGGAGCCGGCTGAGGCGTTCGCCGGCCTTGCGCGGCAGGAACCCCTCGAAGCAGAAGCGGTCGACCGGCAGTCCGGACAGGGCGAGTGCGGTGAGGACGGCGGAGGGGCCGGGCACGGCCGTGACCTTGATGTCCTTCTCCACGGCGGCGGCGACCAGCCGGTAGCCGGGGTCGGAGACCGAGGGCATGCCCGCGTCGGTCACCAGCACGACGCGCTTGCCGGCCTCCAGGGCCTCGACCAGCTCGGGCGTGCGCGCGGACTCGTTGCCCTCGAAGTACGACAGGACGCGCCCGGTGGTGTACACGCCGAGCCCCTGGGTCAGCCGGCGCAGCCGCCGGGTGTCCTCGGCGGCGATCACGTCGGCCGCCAGCAGCTCGGTGGCGAGCCGCGGCGGGGCGTCGGCGAGGTCGCCGATGGGCGTTCCGGCGAGGACGAGCACACCGGCCCCGGGCACGCCGGAGGCAACCGCCGCCCGGGCAGCCGCGGGAGCGTCCCCGGGCCAGCCCTCGTCAGCGGCCTCGTCAGCGGCTTCGACGTCGGCTTCCTCAGCGGCTTCGACGTCGGCCTCGTCGGCGGCTTCGGCTTCGGCGGCCGCCGTGAGGGCCTCCGAACCGGCCTCGGCGGAGGCTTCGGAAGGAGCCCCGGAAAGGGCTTCGGAGCGGGCTTCGGAGGCGCGGGGCCGGTCAGTGGTCACCGCCCCATCCTCTCAGCCGTCCCACCCGGCTCACCCCGACGCTCCCGTCCCCCTGGGTCTGGCACAGCCTCGTTCCCTACGATGACCCGGTGACCAGTACCGCGACGCCGCCGCCCAGCCCCGCGGGGGCCCCGCCCGCCTCACCGGCGGGGTCCGACCCCGACCCCGGATCCGGACCCGCCGACCGGCCGTCAGCCTGGCTGCGCCGGCTGCGCGGCTTCGGTTACGTGCCTCCCACCGGGGCGGACGGGCGGTCGGACGTGCGCACCCGGCTGGTGCCCCCGTACGCCCGGCCGTCCGCTCAGCTCTGGGCGACCCTGGGCATCTCCCCGGCCGCCGCCCTGATCTGGCAGCGGGTGCTGGCGTGGGCCGGTCCGGTGCTGGTGGCGCTGGTCGCCGGGGCGCTGCGGTTCGCCCACCTCGGGACCCCGAAGGCGGTGATATTCGACGAGACGTACTACGCCAAGGACGCCTGGGCCACGATCCAGCAGGGCTACGAGGCGAGCTGGCCCAAGGACATCGACAAGTCGATCCTCGCCAACCCGGACGGGGTGGCCCTCCCCCTGGACCCGGGGTACGTCGTGCACCCGCCGGTCGGCAAGTGGGTGATCGGTCTGGGCGAGTGGATGTTCGGCTTCGACCCGTTCGGCTGGCGGTTCATGACCGCTCTGCTGGGCACCCTGTCCGTGCTGATGCTGTGCCGGATCGGCCGGCGGCTGTTCCGCTCGACCTTCCTGGGCTGCCTGGCCGGACTGCTGATGGCGGTGGACGGCCTGCACCTGGTGATGAGCCGCACCGCACTGCTCGACCTGGTCCTGATGTTCTTCGTGCTGGCGGCCTTCGGTTCGCTGCTCATCGACCGGGACCGGACGCGGGCCCGCCTCGCGGCGGCGCTCCCGGTGGACGAGGAGGGGCGGACCCGCCCGGACGCCCGGATCGCCGAGACGCTGAAGCTGGGCTGGCGCCCGTACCGGATCCTGGCCGGGATCTGCCTGGGGCTGGCCTTCGGCACGAAGTGGAACGGCCTGATCGTGCTGGCCTTCTTCGGCGTGCTGACCGTGATGTGGGACGTGGCCTCGCGCCGCACCGCGGGCGCGGGCACCCCGTACAAGGCGATGATGCGCCACGACAACTGGCCCGGTTTCTTCTCCATCGTCCCCGTGGCGATCGCCGTCTACCTGGCCTCGTGGCTCGGCTGGATCCTCTCCCCCGACAACGGCAAGGGCGGCTACTTCCGCGACTGGGCCGCCAAGAACGACCAGCACAGCTCGTGGTCCTTCGTGCCGGAGTGGCTGCGGAGCCTGTGGCACTACGAGACCGAGGTCTACAAGTTCCACGTGGGCCTGACCTCCGGCCACACCTACGAGTCGAACCCGTGGAGCTGGCTGATCCTGGGCCGCCCCGTCTCCTTCTTCTACGAGTCCCCCGCGCCGGGCACGGACGGCTGCCCGGCCAGCGAGAGCGCCAAGTGCGCCCGCGAGGTACTGGCGCTGGGCACCCCGCTGCTGTGGTGGGCCGGCTGCTTCGCCCTGCTGTACGTGCTGTGGCGGTGGTTCTTCCGCCGCGACTGGCGGGCGGGCGCGATCGCCTGCGCACTCGGCGCGGGCCTGCTGCCCTGGTTCAACTACCAGGAGCGGACCATCTTCTTCTTCTACGCGGTGGTCTTCGTCCCCTACCTCTGCCTGGCGGTGGCCATGATGATCGGCGCTCTCCTCGGCCCGGCCGGCTCCTCGGAACGCCGCCGCGCCCTGGGCGCGGTGGCTGCGGGTGTCCTGGTCCTCCTGATCGTCTGGAACTTCATCTACTTCTGGCCGATCTACACGGGCGAGTCCATCCCGATGGACTCCTGGAGAAACCGAATGTGGCTGGACACCTGGGTTTGAAGCGGCTGATCCCCCTCCGCGGCCTGCGCGGCGGGGCTGTTCCGGTCCGATAACAGCCCAGCGGACCGCCACGGGCTCCGAGTAAGGTCCACACCAAGGGTTCCTTGAACGCGTTCAGCGGCTGGGGGCCGTGGTACGGGGCACGGGGGACGGAGCTGTGGCAATGAACGGGGCGGCGAAGGGGGCCATCGTCGGCGGGGTGTTCCTCGCGATGGTGGGCGGAGCCGGATACGGGATGTACACGCTGGTCGGGGGCGACGGCGGGGACGACGCGAAGAGCACGAGCACGACCGGAGCCCCGGTGCCCGGGAAGGGCACCGGGCCGGTCACGGACAAGGAGGCGGCCCAGACGGCCGGGGCCTTCTTCGCCGCCTGGTCGGCCGGGGACGCCCGGGCGGGCGCCGACCTGACGAACAACCCGGCGGCGGCCCAGAGCGCCCTGGGCGACTTCAGGACCGCGGCCTACGTGTCCAAGGTCGCGATCACCCCCGGCGCGCAGACCGGGACCACGATCGCGTACTCCGTCGCCGCCGAGGTGACGTACGAGGGGATCACCAAGCCCCTCGCCTACGAGTCCAAGCTCACCGTGGTGCGCGGCAACACCTCCGGCAAGCCGCTGG contains these protein-coding regions:
- a CDS encoding acyltransferase, whose amino-acid sequence is MGATASEIAAATPAARDRYVDLLRVASLGTVIAGHWLMAAVSGDGIGNLLAIVQPLQVLTWGLQVMPVFFFVGGFSHALSYRSLARRTEGPVYAAFLRARLRRLLRPTLVFVAVWTAFALTVQLLGGGGGRLSGAALRLVTQPLWFIGIYLAMVAFTPPLLRLHQRWGWGAFAALAGAAALVDLLRFAGGVPYVEFLNFAFVWLAVHQLGFLRADGRIRRPGALALAAAGLAGAVALVAYGPYPLSMVGMPGEKVSNMAPPTLALLAHGIWLVGAVELLKAPATAWLARPRVWRRVVAANGVAMTAFLWHLTAMLAVYAAQLGLGLQLPEPAGALWWAQVPVRFAAAAALTGVLVALFRRFEAPAASSGPAAVTSSGPGRAATGSGPRAALGTALCLLGILGLSTTGLGGLLHGHSATLIAVPVTAPAAIAMALGGWLLVERSGTSRKVSLGS
- a CDS encoding 4-(cytidine 5'-diphospho)-2-C-methyl-D-erythritol kinase — protein: MSGAVTVRVPAKVNVQLAVGAARPDGFHDLANVFLAVSLYDEVTAAPAAALTVSCAGPDADQVPLDRTNLAARAAEILAARNGLAPDVHLHIEKRIPVAGGMAGGSADGAAALLACDALWGLKTPAEELLAICAELGSDVPFSLVGGAALGTGRGEILTPVAAGAFHWVFAVADGGLSTPAVFREFDRLTAGTQVPAPEASPALLAALASGDPDALAATLANGLQAAAFSLRPQLADTLAAGTGAGALAGLVSGSGPTTAFLVRDAESAAKVAAALEASGTCRSTHTASSPAPGATLL
- the rsmA gene encoding 16S rRNA (adenine(1518)-N(6)/adenine(1519)-N(6))-dimethyltransferase RsmA, which produces MSTAEQQPEPDQPETPTALLGAADIRELAAVLGVRPTKQKGQNFVIDANTVRRIVRTAGVRPDDVVVEVGPGLGSLTLALLEAADRVVAVEIDDILAAALPATIEARMPERKDRFALVHSDAMLVKELPGPAPTALVANLPYNVAVPVLLTMLDRFPSIERTLVMVQAEVADRLAAKPGNKVYGVPSVKANWYADVKRAGSIGRNVFWPAPNVDSGLVSLVRRAEPVKTTATKSEVFAVVDAAFAQRRKGLRAALAGWAGSAAGAEAALIAAGIAPLARGESLTVEEFAAIAEHKPAAERPAL
- a CDS encoding ubiquitin-like domain-containing protein, whose protein sequence is MAAQAGTAPLAQPPGTAAADLDPTPYADSYADPYADPYADPEPHPGPRPEPGVPAPRGGSRRRRTADLGPEVGVGAGAPPPEPATAPGTGRRRGGLDTVPAPAGPGPGPGSGRRRAAGEAVVAPAGPGRRRGTDRERRRRQAGAGGASRESWRRIVPQALVVAFLAGGTTAFVAADKEVRLTVDGVPQTLHTFAGDVDTLLAAQRLGVGPHDLVAPAGRTALDDGDEIVVRYGRPLRLTLDGQRREVWTTARTVDGALRQLGIRAEGAYLSAPRAAPVPRSGLDLAVRTERSITFMADGRESTIRTNAATVQEALDQAGITLHGEDTTSVPPGAYPRDGQTVTVLRITGTREVREERIPYETETVKDPALFAGTEVVERAGRPGARRVTYGLRTVNGVRQKPRKLAEETVREPVTQLVKVGTKPLPDSVEGADGLDWGALARCESGGRPGATDASGTYGGLYQFDVQTWQSLGGSGRPQDAPGQEQTYRAKKLYVQRGASPWPHCGRTLYR
- a CDS encoding TatD family hydrolase, which translates into the protein MSRSTSNDAPPPLPEPLRVAVADSHTHLDMQSGTVEEGLAKAASVGVTTVVQVGCDVKGSRWAAETAAAYENVHAAVALHPNEAPRIVHGDPDGWSRQGARQGGGEAALDEALAEIEALAQLAHVKAVGETGLDFFRTGPEGMAAQERSFRAHIEIAKRQGKALVIHDREAHADVLRVLREEGAPERTVFHCYSGDADMARECAAAGYYMSFAGTVTFKNAQPLRDALAVAPLELVLVETDAPYLTPAPYRGRPNAPYLIPLTVRAMAAVRGIDEDAMATALAANTARAFDY
- the rsmI gene encoding 16S rRNA (cytidine(1402)-2'-O)-methyltransferase, giving the protein MPGAGVLVLAGTPIGDLADAPPRLATELLAADVIAAEDTRRLRRLTQGLGVYTTGRVLSYFEGNESARTPELVEALEAGKRVVLVTDAGMPSVSDPGYRLVAAAVEKDIKVTAVPGPSAVLTALALSGLPVDRFCFEGFLPRKAGERLSRLREVGAERRTLVYFEAPHRLDDTLAAMAEVFGAERRAAVCRELTKTYEEVKRGGLGELAAWAAEGVRGEITVVVEGAPAATPGDVDAEELVNRVRVREEAGERRKEAIAAVALEAGVPKREVFDAVVAAKNAAQKVP
- a CDS encoding dolichyl-phosphate-mannose--protein mannosyltransferase is translated as MTSTATPPPSPAGAPPASPAGSDPDPGSGPADRPSAWLRRLRGFGYVPPTGADGRSDVRTRLVPPYARPSAQLWATLGISPAAALIWQRVLAWAGPVLVALVAGALRFAHLGTPKAVIFDETYYAKDAWATIQQGYEASWPKDIDKSILANPDGVALPLDPGYVVHPPVGKWVIGLGEWMFGFDPFGWRFMTALLGTLSVLMLCRIGRRLFRSTFLGCLAGLLMAVDGLHLVMSRTALLDLVLMFFVLAAFGSLLIDRDRTRARLAAALPVDEEGRTRPDARIAETLKLGWRPYRILAGICLGLAFGTKWNGLIVLAFFGVLTVMWDVASRRTAGAGTPYKAMMRHDNWPGFFSIVPVAIAVYLASWLGWILSPDNGKGGYFRDWAAKNDQHSSWSFVPEWLRSLWHYETEVYKFHVGLTSGHTYESNPWSWLILGRPVSFFYESPAPGTDGCPASESAKCAREVLALGTPLLWWAGCFALLYVLWRWFFRRDWRAGAIACALGAGLLPWFNYQERTIFFFYAVVFVPYLCLAVAMMIGALLGPAGSSERRRALGAVAAGVLVLLIVWNFIYFWPIYTGESIPMDSWRNRMWLDTWV